AAAATTAAAGCCATTATTAGAAAGAAATTTATTTCCATTAGTTTTAGGTCATGAAAAAAACAATTCCGGTTCTTTGCCTTTCTCTACTACTATTCGGCTGCCAGACTAACAAAAAACTAGCAAACACTATTATGTCTCCCTTAAATCAGGTTGAAGAGATCTCTGAAATGCAAAATGAACGAGATGAAATATTCTTACTCCTAGCTTACTCCTTAGTTTATAATGATTGGCAACCTGAATCCGTACCCCGTTTTGAAAGGAGAGGATATAACATAGGTACAGTTTTAGTGAATGCTCAAAATGAACCTGTTTACGCTGGACTAAACGCCATAAACTCTACGGACAATGCTACCCAGCATGGCGAAGTTAGAGCTATTACAGGCTATTTAGAAGAAAATGGAGGTTACAACCTAAAAGATTTCACGGTCTACACCACCTTGGAGCCATGTATTATGTGTGCAGGAATGATCACGATGACAAATGTAAAACGCGTAGTAATTGGTCAGAAGGATTTTGACTACAGCCATGCGTTTGAACGCCTAGCTATAGATACACGTGCAGTAGAAGGTTTCCCTCCATATCCGAGAAAGTCCGATATTTATTACCCTAATTTAAGTGTCTCTCAAAAACTGGATATAGCTTTCGCTAACTTTCTAAAAACAGAAGAAGAAAAGTACTTAGCTAGATTTCTAAGTTCAGAAATAGCAAAATCTATTTTTAAGGAGGCGGAAAATGAGTTCCTAAATTATCAGGTAAAATTTAGCGAAAATCAAGATATACTAACCAAAACCCGTGAATTTTATATTAAGAGTTAAACGTATAAAAACAAGACCTCGTAACTCTTAAAAAATTAAAGGTGATGCAGAAAAATAGTCGAACATTAGACAAATTTCATGATGGCGATACGCTAAATAGTCCTGAAGGCAGGTTAGTTAAAAACCTTCGTGCTAAAAAGCAAAAACCCAGTATTTTTATTGGGTGTTCCTCTGAAGCACATCATATCGCCAGAGAAATTCAATCTTTTTTCAATAAAAGTTTGTTTGAAGTTGACACTTGGAAGATGAGTATTTTTGGGGGTATGCACAAAGATGGAACTACCTTGACAATTTCAGAACACCTAAAGAACTTCACAGACATTTATGATTTTGCCATTTTTCTTTTTGTCCCAGATGAAGAAATACAGACAAAAACTAGAATAATAGCAGGCACTCAGAAAGTGGCTGAAAGTAAAGGAGTTAAACATAATGTCATTTTTGAGTTTGGGATGTTTCTTGGAAGATTAGGTGCCAAAAGAAGCATAGTGTTATACCATAATGGCCAGGAGGTAAGGGATTTCATTGAGTTATTCTTCACAGATCTTAAAGACGACATAGGAAGCCCCATAAATGACACCAAGATCACGAATTCTTTTAAACTAGAACTTTATCCTTTTGAAGGAGAATATGTTGACTACATTAATGCTGAAGGCACAAAAGAACACTCTTTTAATAATGATAATCTTAAAAAAATAGTAACTGATCTTCAAAAGAAAATTCTTAAAACCCAAAACGAGGTAGACATTTCATTCTTGCCTTCTACATCTTTGGCTTTCGGTTATTACAATAATTTTATAAAAAGACTTTATGAAGCTCTTAAAGTACTTCTGAAATCGAATACTGATTTGAAGAAACTCGAGACAGATAATCGAGATATCTCTGAACTAATTTTAAAGAAAAAAGAAGTTATTTTTTACATAATCATACCCAAAAAAATATCCGAAGCTAAGTATAACTCCATTGATAAATTTAAGGACAAAGGGTTTCTTGTAGATAAAAGTTTAGGAGTTCAAAAAGGAAGACCTGTTACTATATATGTAGGCAAAAATGGTTTGTCTCAAACAAGTGAAAAACTTGAAATATATGATTTCCCAACAACCATAACATCTTCCATTGATGCAATCAAAATGGTAAATAAAGATAAGGATATTAGAGAATTATTGGCCGAGAAGGAAAAACGAAATTTCATTAAAGTCATGGAAAGTATTCTGGCCAAGAATGGGACAAAAATTAAAAATAAAAATACCATATTTCGAATTGAGTTTATTGATTTGGCAAAATTTAAAAGGCAAGCTGAGATATGGGTCACAAAACAATAGCACTAACAGGCCATATAGATTTAATTCTTGATGACAAACCAATCATCTATGATAAACTTAGGGCTAAGTTTATTGAGCTACTCAACGTCAATAAGTCTATTGTACTTTTAATTGGAAAAGCCGAAGGTGCTGATCAAATAGCTCGTGAAATAGCTGTAGAACTAGGTATTACCATAGTAGACCTAGACAAACAGCTTAAGCCCATTCAGGGAGAACCTAGCGGTGAATACTACCGAAGACAAGGCGAATACCTTGTCAAAAATGCTACCATGCTTATAGCTCTTTGGGATGGCATTTTTTCTGGCAAGCTGGGAGGTACCTCAGACATAGTAAAAATGGCTCTAGATGCCTCAAGTGAAAAAACAATTCACCATCTTATTTGCCCTAGAGAAAGTAACCATTTCCCCGTTTCTAATTTTGCTGCTGAAATAATAAATCTAAAGTCAAAAACCTTCAACAGAATTCCATTTACAGTTCATTATAGTTGGGTTCAATTTAACACTTCCGTAAAAAGAAAAAGTACCTGGTGGACTAGTCTAGTTTCAAATGCTATAAAATCTGTACAAAGTGGCCTCTTTTGGATATACCTTTTACCCATATTGCTTATTCTGGCTACTTTAGGGCTTGGTAGTTGGGGTTTCACTATTAAAAACCCCTGTGACACTGCCTTAAATCACTTTTTCAATGCCTTAAACCTTATCACTTTTGATGGCTCCGTGATAGATGGAAAATCCAACCTGCAAATTGATATTTCCAGAATTTTGGGATTACTTTTAGTCCTTTCTGCCTTTATCTATGGCTTTTATATTGCTTTAGAAAAGCAGCGTATTAAGCTTAAAAGAAGACTTTGGCGAAAAGACTTTTATCTTATCTCTGGTCTTACCGAAAAAAGCATACGACTGGCTAAAAACCTAGCAAATCATAGTCAGGTAGTATTGATTTATAAAAACGACGAAACCTCACAAACTAACAGCCTAGTAAATAATGATAAAATAATCACTATCCATGCAGATTCATCTTCAAAAAGAATCCTTAAAGGTGCCTATGCATTTGATGCCAAGAAAACCTTTTTAATGGATGAAGACGAAACGCAGAACATTCGCACAGCTCAAGAATTGGATTCCCTATCAAAAACGGAAAAGAAAACCATAAATTCTCTTTTTGTCCATGTAAACAAAGATGAAAACAGGAAACTCTTACAGCAAACTTTAAGCTATCAAACCCTTATTAAATCACATATTTTCAACACAGAAGAAAATACAGTCAGAAGGCTCTTATTATTATATCCGCCAGATAGATTTCATCAAAATGAGGGTACTGAAACACCAGCCATAACCTGTGTGAATATAATTATAGGTTGGGAAGAATTAAGTCAGCAATTAGTACTGGCTTTTCTTAGGCAAGGTCACTTTACTCATGACAAAAAACTTAAAATCATTATTCTTTGTAAAGATTCCGAGACTGAACATACCAAATTCTTAAATAATTACCCCCTTTTTGACGCTACCCTCCACGAGTTTAAAAGTATTAAACAATACACTTGGGGTAATATAGAACTGATATTTAAAGAATTGCCAAACTCTTCTTACGAATGGTTAAAAGAAGATAATTCCATTATAACTTCTATAAAAAAACAGAATATTATTAATCTCTATTTCACTTTTAAGAATTCTATAGAATCTTCGGCAATTTTGGATAATATATTACCAAAAGTAAACACCCTAAAAAAGACTAACAATTGTAATCTTCAAGCTTTCTACTTTTACAATTTTCCAGATAAAAGTGAAGAAAATCAGACTGAAGAACATTTCAACAAAAAGGCTCCTGACGTTTTCCTTAAATGCTTTGGAAACTACAGAGATGAATGCTCTCTGGACTATTTACAAAACAGCAATATAGACACCTTAGCAAAACTAATAAATGCCAAATATTCTGGAATAGCAATTGACCAGATCACACTAAAAGAAAACAAAACAATAACCACCACAGCAATAGAAAAAGCCTGGTTAAACTGCTCAGAAAAAGACAAAAGCAGCTCAAGACAGGCTGCAGATCATCTTTGGGTAAAACTGAGGCTTCTTTGGCCTTTAATTAATTGGAAATTTGACCCTATAACTTTTGAACCAGATGGGGAAGTTAAAAATATTCTTTATAATAAAAAAAACATTCAAATTTTCGCTGAGATAGAACATAGACGCTGGTGTGCAGAGCAATTGCTTTGGGGCTATTCTCCTATAACGGAAGATGCTTCTTCTAAGGCTTATCTAGAAATGACTGAAAAATGGAATAATGATAAAGCATGGAAAAAGAGCCAGCAGGCTGAGCTAAAACACATAGATCTTGTACCTTTTGAAGAATTAACAATGCACGAAATTCAAAAAGACATAGAACAACTTTTAGCAATTCCTGAATTTTTAAGAAATGTAATAAAACCATAATCCAAAAAAACTTATGGAACAGATAGATTCAAAACTAAACAAATTAATGACACGGCTAGACTTAGAAGCCGAACATGTTAAAAGGAAACGCTTTAAAACCACCTGGATAGCTGGTATTATTTGCGGTGTATTGGCCGTAATTTCTTTTGCTATTGCCCTACCCTTTCATAGTTTTATTCATAATAAACATAGCCTTTTAGGCTTAGCCACTTTAGAGTTCTCATTAATTCTAATCTCCTTTATTTTACTGGGTCGTTTTGCTCCAAAATTCAAAAACAAGTTTTTAACACTGAGAAGAAACGCAGAATATTTAAGGGCTATTGACGCAGTGCATAATTCTGGTTTAAAAGTCTCTGGGCTAGACATAAAAGAACCAAATGCCTTTTTCAAAATAAGTGAAGAAGTAAGTATCATTGAAAAAGAAATCTTGACTAGTTCCCTACAGAGCCAAGTAGATAAGCAATCTACAGATGCAATAAATGAAAAAGTTACCGATTTTTTAGACCAGCAAATAGCTTATCATAAAACTAAACGCATAAAAAAATATGAAAGAGAGTATCATCGAAATGAAGTTTTCTTAAACTTAATTAAAGCATTATTTCTGATAGCTATTTCAGTAAAATTTGCATTAGAATTATCACATCACTTTCATTACCAGCTTACACCATCATGGATTAGTCCTGAATGGCTCCTTGCTCTTACTCAGGCTGGAGTAATCTCTTTTCCTCCTATCTACGCTGCCATAGAAGGTGTCAATTATTTTAGCGAGTACAGGAGGAATATAAAGTTGTCAAAAAAAATGGTGGATGAGTTAATAGATTTTAAGAAAAAACTAGCTCTGCACGATTTGAATCAAAAAGAGAATTTAGAGACTTTAGGAAAAGAACTAAGACAGCTCTTAGAAGAAGAAAACAGCGACTGGGCTTTTAGGTATAATGAAAGAATAGTGGAAGCTAAAATTTAATAAAACAACATATACGAGATATTTGTAGGGGGCTATTATGCCCCCTTTTTTTTGCCCATTTTCTACTTTATAAGCATTTCACAATGTTATAAAACAAGGTCTAAGTGGAGTATAAAATCCTTAATCAACTGAACTCTGAATATGGAAGACTTTTACAATTGTCACGTCTAAGTGGAGTAGAAATCCTTAATCAACTGAACGGTAATCCAATTTACTGACCAAAATCCAATTCTGTCTAAGTGGAGTAGAAATCCTTAATCAACTGAACGGTAATCCAAATTACTGACCAAAATCCAATTCTGTCTAAGTGGAGTATAAAATCCTTAATCAACTGAACAAGGAAGAGACAAGTTCTCTGAACTACTTACAATGTCTAAGTGGAGTATAAAATCCTTAATCAACTGAACAAATTTGTCAAAAAACAAGGAGAGAAAATTAAAGTCTAAGTGGAGTATAAAATCCTTAATCAACTGAACAAGCACAAACAGACCCTCTATGGCCGCTTAGAATCGTCTAAGTGGAGTATAAAATCCTTAATCAACTGAACATTAAGAAAATTATGGAGTAATTCATGAAAAATGTCTAAGTGGAGTATAAAATCCTTAATCAACTGAACGGTGGAAATTAGAATACTAAAGTTTAACACTTTATGTCTAAGTGGAGTATAAAATCCTTAATCAACTGAACTATAGAAGGGAATATACCTTCAAAAAAAGTATGTCTAAGTGGAGTATAAAATCCTTAATCAACTGAACAATTAAAGGCTTTGAAATAAGTCTAAAAATAAAAGTCTAAGTGGAGTATAAAATCCTTAATCAACTGAACTATAATATAGAAATAGGCAAAAGACAGTTGTCTAAGTGGAGTATAAAATCCTTAATCAACTGAACTTTTTACTGAGTATCAACAATGATATTTCAGCTCGTCTAAGTGGAGTATAAAATCCTTAATCAACTGAACACTATATGTTCACAAATCCCTAATAACAAGACACTTGAAGTCATTTCCATTACATCTAATTCACCTATTTCCTGCATTGGCATCTAAAAGTCATTCGTAGAGAATAAATTTATTTTAAACAAACATACAAAATTTCTGACCTAGGAGGTACTCAAAATCAATCATTTGTTCACCCTCCAAATGTATATTTTGCACTACTGTTGGCGGCAATTTCATAATAGCCATCTTGCCATTATCTTTTTCTATCCATTGACAAAAAACTGGCCATAATTTCTTGTCATTTTTTAAATTCTTATTTCCCAAATATACCGATAACTGTAAACGTTCATAACCTTCTGCAATCAAACGATTGGCAATCCTTTTACGTATACTATTATTAGTTATATCATATAAAACCATGTAAATCATAATAATTCCACATTTCCTAAGAGATAATTACCCAAAGAATTCGCCTCCTGATATATATGGTCTTTGAATCGTAA
This sequence is a window from Arcticibacterium luteifluviistationis. Protein-coding genes within it:
- a CDS encoding nucleoside deaminase, with the translated sequence MKKTIPVLCLSLLLFGCQTNKKLANTIMSPLNQVEEISEMQNERDEIFLLLAYSLVYNDWQPESVPRFERRGYNIGTVLVNAQNEPVYAGLNAINSTDNATQHGEVRAITGYLEENGGYNLKDFTVYTTLEPCIMCAGMITMTNVKRVVIGQKDFDYSHAFERLAIDTRAVEGFPPYPRKSDIYYPNLSVSQKLDIAFANFLKTEEEKYLARFLSSEIAKSIFKEAENEFLNYQVKFSENQDILTKTREFYIKS
- a CDS encoding TIR domain-containing protein, producing MQKNSRTLDKFHDGDTLNSPEGRLVKNLRAKKQKPSIFIGCSSEAHHIAREIQSFFNKSLFEVDTWKMSIFGGMHKDGTTLTISEHLKNFTDIYDFAIFLFVPDEEIQTKTRIIAGTQKVAESKGVKHNVIFEFGMFLGRLGAKRSIVLYHNGQEVRDFIELFFTDLKDDIGSPINDTKITNSFKLELYPFEGEYVDYINAEGTKEHSFNNDNLKKIVTDLQKKILKTQNEVDISFLPSTSLAFGYYNNFIKRLYEALKVLLKSNTDLKKLETDNRDISELILKKKEVIFYIIIPKKISEAKYNSIDKFKDKGFLVDKSLGVQKGRPVTIYVGKNGLSQTSEKLEIYDFPTTITSSIDAIKMVNKDKDIRELLAEKEKRNFIKVMESILAKNGTKIKNKNTIFRIEFIDLAKFKRQAEIWVTKQ
- a CDS encoding NAD-binding protein, with the protein product MGHKTIALTGHIDLILDDKPIIYDKLRAKFIELLNVNKSIVLLIGKAEGADQIAREIAVELGITIVDLDKQLKPIQGEPSGEYYRRQGEYLVKNATMLIALWDGIFSGKLGGTSDIVKMALDASSEKTIHHLICPRESNHFPVSNFAAEIINLKSKTFNRIPFTVHYSWVQFNTSVKRKSTWWTSLVSNAIKSVQSGLFWIYLLPILLILATLGLGSWGFTIKNPCDTALNHFFNALNLITFDGSVIDGKSNLQIDISRILGLLLVLSAFIYGFYIALEKQRIKLKRRLWRKDFYLISGLTEKSIRLAKNLANHSQVVLIYKNDETSQTNSLVNNDKIITIHADSSSKRILKGAYAFDAKKTFLMDEDETQNIRTAQELDSLSKTEKKTINSLFVHVNKDENRKLLQQTLSYQTLIKSHIFNTEENTVRRLLLLYPPDRFHQNEGTETPAITCVNIIIGWEELSQQLVLAFLRQGHFTHDKKLKIIILCKDSETEHTKFLNNYPLFDATLHEFKSIKQYTWGNIELIFKELPNSSYEWLKEDNSIITSIKKQNIINLYFTFKNSIESSAILDNILPKVNTLKKTNNCNLQAFYFYNFPDKSEENQTEEHFNKKAPDVFLKCFGNYRDECSLDYLQNSNIDTLAKLINAKYSGIAIDQITLKENKTITTTAIEKAWLNCSEKDKSSSRQAADHLWVKLRLLWPLINWKFDPITFEPDGEVKNILYNKKNIQIFAEIEHRRWCAEQLLWGYSPITEDASSKAYLEMTEKWNNDKAWKKSQQAELKHIDLVPFEELTMHEIQKDIEQLLAIPEFLRNVIKP
- the cas2 gene encoding CRISPR-associated endonuclease Cas2, which produces MVLYDITNNSIRKRIANRLIAEGYERLQLSVYLGNKNLKNDKKLWPVFCQWIEKDNGKMAIMKLPPTVVQNIHLEGEQMIDFEYLLGQKFCMFV